The Cicer arietinum chloroplast, complete genome genome contains a region encoding:
- the ndhI gene encoding NADH dehydrogenase subunit I, with amino-acid sequence MFLMVTGFMNYGQQTVRAARYIGQSFVIILSHANRLPVTIQYPYEKLITPERFRGRIHFEFDKCIACEVCVRVCPIDLPVVDWKLETDIRKKRLLNYSIDFGICIFCGNCIEYCPTNCLSMTEEYELSTYDRHELNYNQIALGRLPMSVIDDYTIRTIQIKK; translated from the coding sequence ATGTTCCTTATGGTAACTGGGTTCATGAATTATGGTCAACAAACAGTCCGAGCTGCAAGGTACATTGGTCAAAGTTTCGTGATTATCTTATCTCACGCAAATCGTTTACCTGTAACTATTCAATATCCTTATGAAAAATTAATCACACCGGAACGTTTCCGCGGTCGAATCCATTTTGAATTTGATAAATGCATTGCTTGTGAAGTATGTGTTCGTGTATGTCCTATAGATTTACCCGTTGTTGATTGGAAACTGGAAACTGATATTCGAAAGAAACGATTACTGAATTACAGTATTGATTTCGGAATCTGTATTTTTTGTGGTAACTGTATTGAATATTGTCCAACAAATTGCTTATCAATGACTGAAGAATATGAACTTTCAACTTATGATCGTCACGAATTGAATTATAATCAAATAGCTTTGGGCCGTTTACCAATGTCTGTAATTGATGATTATACAATTCGAACAATTCAAATAAAAAAATAA
- the ndhG gene encoding NADH dehydrogenase subunit 6, translating into MALPETLHDFLLVFLGSGLILGSLGVVLLTNPIFSAFSLGLVLVCISLFYILSNSHFVAASQLLIYVGAINILIIFAVMFMNSSEYYQDFNLWTVGDGITLIVCTSIFVSLVTTIPDTSWYGIIWTTRPNQIIEQDLISTSQQIGIHLSTDFFLPFELISIILLVALIGTIVVARQ; encoded by the coding sequence ATGGCTTTACCTGAAACGCTACACGATTTTCTTTTAGTCTTTCTGGGATCGGGTCTTATATTAGGAAGTCTAGGGGTAGTATTACTTACCAATCCCATTTTTTCTGCTTTTTCGTTGGGACTGGTTCTTGTTTGTATATCTTTATTCTATATTTTATCAAACTCCCATTTTGTAGCTGCATCACAGCTACTTATTTACGTGGGAGCTATTAATATTTTAATAATATTTGCTGTGATGTTCATGAATAGTTCAGAATATTACCAAGATTTTAATCTTTGGACCGTCGGGGATGGAATTACTTTGATAGTTTGTACAAGTATTTTTGTTTCACTAGTAACTACTATTCCAGATACATCATGGTACGGAATTATTTGGACTACAAGACCAAATCAGATTATCGAGCAAGATTTGATAAGTACTAGTCAACAAATTGGAATTCATTTATCAACCGATTTTTTTCTTCCATTTGAACTCATTTCAATAATTCTTTTAGTTGCTTTGATAGGTACAATTGTTGTAGCTCGGCAGTAA
- the ndhE gene encoding NADH dehydrogenase subunit 4L codes for MMLEHVLVLSAYLFSIGIYGLITSRNMVRALMCLELILNAVNINLVTFSDFFDNRQLKGNIFSIFVIAIAAAEAAIGLAIVSSIYRNRKSTRINQSNLLNK; via the coding sequence ATGATGCTCGAACATGTACTTGTTTTGAGTGCCTATTTATTTTCTATTGGTATCTATGGATTGATCACGAGTCGAAATATGGTTAGAGCCCTTATGTGTCTTGAACTTATACTGAATGCAGTTAATATAAATCTCGTAACTTTTTCTGATTTTTTTGATAATCGCCAATTAAAAGGAAATATTTTTTCAATTTTTGTTATAGCTATTGCAGCCGCTGAAGCCGCTATCGGACTAGCTATTGTTTCCTCCATTTATCGTAACAGAAAATCAACCCGTATCAATCAATCGAATTTGTTGAATAAATAG
- the psaC gene encoding photosystem I subunit VII (9 kDa protein), with protein MSHSVKIYDTCIGCTQCVRACPTDVLEMIPWDGCKAKQIASAPRTEDCVGCKRCESACPTDFLSVRVYLWHETTRSMGLAY; from the coding sequence ATGTCACATTCAGTAAAGATTTATGATACATGTATAGGATGTACTCAATGTGTCCGAGCCTGTCCCACAGATGTATTAGAAATGATACCCTGGGATGGATGTAAAGCCAAGCAAATAGCTTCTGCCCCAAGAACAGAGGACTGTGTTGGTTGTAAGAGGTGTGAGTCCGCTTGTCCAACGGATTTCTTAAGTGTTCGAGTTTATTTATGGCATGAAACAACTCGAAGTATGGGTCTAGCTTATTGA
- the ndhD gene encoding NADH dehydrogenase subunit 4 — MNNFPWLTIVVVLPIAAGSLILLFPHRGNKVIRWYSICICLIDLLLTTYAFCYHFQLDDPLIQLTENYKWINFFDFYWRLGIDGLSIGPILLTGFITTLATLAAQPVTREYPLFYFLMLAMYSGQMGPFASRDILLFFIMWELELIPVYLLLAMWGGKKRLYSATKFILYTAGSSVFLLIGVLGIGLYGSNEPTLNFETLTNQSYPVVLEIIFYIGFLIAFAVKSPIIPLHTWLPDTHGEAHYSTCMLLAGILLKMGAYGLVRINMEFFSHAHSIFCPWLMIVGSIQIIYAALTAFGQRNLKKRIAYSSVSHMGFIIIGIGSISDTGLNGVILQIISHGFIGAALFFLAGTSYDRLRLLYLDEMGGMAIPMPKIFTIFTILSMASLALPGMSGFVAELIVFFGIITSQKYLFMMKILITFVTAIGMILTPIYLLSILRQMFYGYKFFNTPNSYFFDSGPRELFISISILIPVIGIGIYPDFIFSFSVDKVEAILSNF; from the coding sequence ACGAATAATTTTCCTTGGTTAACAATAGTTGTAGTTTTGCCAATAGCCGCGGGTTCCTTAATTTTATTATTTCCTCATAGGGGAAATAAGGTAATTAGGTGGTATAGCATTTGTATATGCTTAATTGATCTACTTCTAACAACCTATGCATTTTGTTATCATTTCCAATTGGATGATCCACTTATTCAACTAACGGAGAATTATAAATGGATCAATTTTTTTGATTTTTACTGGAGATTGGGAATAGATGGACTCTCTATAGGACCTATTTTACTGACGGGATTTATAACTACTTTAGCCACTTTAGCGGCTCAGCCGGTTACTCGAGAATACCCATTATTCTATTTCCTGATGTTAGCAATGTATAGCGGTCAAATGGGACCATTTGCTTCTCGAGACATTTTACTTTTTTTCATCATGTGGGAATTGGAATTAATTCCAGTTTATCTACTTTTAGCCATGTGGGGGGGAAAGAAACGTTTGTATTCAGCTACAAAGTTTATTTTGTACACTGCAGGAAGTTCTGTTTTTTTATTAATAGGAGTTCTGGGTATCGGTTTATATGGTTCTAATGAACCAACATTAAATTTTGAAACATTAACTAATCAATCGTATCCCGTGGTGCTAGAAATAATATTCTATATAGGATTTCTTATTGCTTTTGCTGTCAAATCGCCGATTATACCCTTACATACATGGTTACCAGATACCCACGGAGAGGCACATTACAGCACTTGTATGCTTTTAGCCGGAATCTTATTAAAAATGGGAGCATATGGGTTGGTTCGAATTAATATGGAATTTTTTTCCCACGCTCATTCCATATTTTGCCCCTGGTTAATGATAGTAGGTTCTATTCAAATAATCTATGCCGCTTTAACAGCTTTTGGTCAACGCAATTTAAAAAAAAGAATAGCTTATTCCTCGGTCTCTCATATGGGTTTCATAATTATAGGAATTGGTTCTATAAGTGATACTGGGCTCAACGGGGTCATTTTGCAAATAATATCTCATGGATTTATTGGGGCTGCGCTTTTTTTCTTGGCAGGAACTAGTTATGATAGACTACGTCTTCTTTATCTTGACGAAATGGGCGGAATGGCTATCCCAATGCCAAAAATATTCACGATTTTCACTATCTTATCCATGGCTTCTCTTGCATTGCCGGGCATGAGCGGTTTTGTTGCAGAATTGATAGTTTTTTTTGGAATAATTACTAGTCAAAAATATCTTTTCATGATGAAAATACTAATTACTTTTGTAACAGCGATTGGAATGATATTAACTCCCATTTATTTATTATCTATCTTACGGCAGATGTTCTATGGATACAAGTTTTTTAATACACCAAACTCTTATTTTTTTGATTCTGGGCCGAGAGAATTATTTATTTCGATTTCTATCCTTATACCCGTAATAGGTATTGGTATTTATCCAGATTTCATTTTCTCATTCTCGGTTGACAAGGTTGAAGCTATTCTATCTAATTTTTGA
- the ccsA gene encoding cytochrome c biogenesis protein, whose amino-acid sequence MIFSTLEHILTHISFSVISIVISIHLITLLVNEIVGLYDLSKKAMIITFFCVTGLLITRWFFSGHLPFSDLYESLIFLSWGFSIFHIVPGFKKDKNLLSTIIAPSVIFTQGFATSGLLTKMHQSVILVPALQSHWLMMHVSMMILGYAALLCGSLLSVAILVITFQEIIQILGKSKNLDSLNKSVDYVEIKYMNLNERNNFLRKTSFSSSINYYRSQFIQQLDRWSYRIISLGFLFLTIGILSGAVWANEAWGSYWNWDPKETWAFITWTIFAIYLHTRKNKKWEGVNSSIVASIGFLIIWICYLGINLLGIGLHSYGSFTSN is encoded by the coding sequence ATGATATTTTCAACTTTAGAGCATATATTAACTCATATATCGTTTTCCGTCATATCCATTGTTATTTCAATTCATTTGATAACCCTATTAGTCAATGAAATCGTAGGATTATATGATTTGTCCAAAAAAGCTATGATAATAACTTTTTTCTGTGTAACGGGATTGTTAATTACTCGTTGGTTTTTTTCGGGCCATTTACCATTTAGTGATTTATATGAATCCTTAATCTTTCTTTCATGGGGTTTTTCAATTTTTCATATAGTTCCTGGTTTTAAAAAGGATAAAAACCTTTTAAGTACAATAATTGCACCAAGTGTTATTTTTACCCAAGGCTTTGCCACTTCGGGTCTTTTAACAAAAATGCATCAATCCGTAATATTAGTACCAGCTCTACAATCCCATTGGCTAATGATGCACGTAAGTATGATGATATTAGGCTATGCAGCTCTTTTATGTGGATCATTATTATCAGTGGCTATTTTAGTCATTACGTTTCAAGAAATCATCCAAATTCTTGGTAAAAGCAAGAATTTGGATTCTTTAAATAAATCGGTTGATTATGTTGAAATAAAATACATGAATCTGAATGAAAGAAACAATTTTTTACGAAAAACTTCTTTTTCCTCTTCTATAAATTATTACAGGTCTCAATTTATTCAACAATTGGATCGTTGGAGTTATCGTATTATTAGTCTGGGTTTTCTCTTTTTAACGATAGGTATTCTTTCAGGAGCAGTATGGGCTAACGAGGCATGGGGGTCTTATTGGAATTGGGATCCAAAGGAAACTTGGGCCTTTATTACTTGGACCATATTCGCGATTTATTTACATACTCGAAAAAATAAAAAATGGGAAGGTGTAAATTCTTCCATAGTAGCCTCTATAGGATTTCTTATAATTTGGATATGTTATTTGGGGATCAATCTTTTAGGAATAGGACTACATAGTTATGGTTCATTTACATCTAATTGA
- the rpl32 gene encoding ribosomal protein L32, with the protein MAVPKKRTSISKKKIRKNFWKKKAYTTALKAFSLAQSIFTGKSKSFFL; encoded by the coding sequence ATGGCAGTTCCAAAAAAGCGCACTTCTATATCAAAAAAAAAAATTCGCAAGAATTTTTGGAAAAAAAAGGCATATACGACAGCATTGAAAGCCTTTTCATTAGCTCAATCCATTTTTACAGGTAAATCAAAAAGTTTTTTTTTGTAA